The Kribbella sp. HUAS MG21 genome includes the window GACGGACCGAACACCAGCAGGAACGCCCGCTGCCGCGCCCGCACGTCGGGCAGGTTGGCGCCTGGTGTCATCAAGGTGGTCCAGTACGCCGTACCGTCCGAGCCGTACAGGTTGCCGGCCATCGAGCCCGCCATCACGAGAGCGGCCGGACCGGCCCAGGGCAGCATCGACTTCAGCCCGATCGCCAGCGGCATCATGCAGAAGAACAGCCCGTAGGCGATGGCGAACACGACTCGGTGGCCGTAGAGCAGGTCGCGTGTCCAGGACCGGAGCTCCTTCGCTGCCGCTGCCCCCTCGGGAGACCTTGCCGTCAGCAAGCGCCTCGGCTTCCGGCCGGAGCGGGCAGCCGTCGCCCGGCGTACCAGTAGGGCTGACCACGCCAGGAGCATGAGCAGGGCGAGCACCACGAGTCCGGCCAGGGCCGCCAGCACCTTCAGCCAGTCGCCACGGCCGGCCGCCTCCACGGCGACCAGGCCCCAGCCCGACGGGGCGATCCGCGCGGCCGTCGCGACCGTGCCCTGCACGTCGGTCGACACGAACGCGGCGATCAGCGCCCACCCCTGCGCGGTGAAAGCCAGGATGAACGCGTTGACGAGCGCTGCGATCACGGCGCCGGACCGCAGCTGCAGCAGTACGCCGTACACCGCGACAGCGAGCCGCGACGCCAAGACGAAGCAGAGCAACTGCAACAGCAGCGCGGGTACGGCGACGACGGCCGCCGCGCTACCTCCGCTGGCGACAACCAGACTGAGTAGTGCGATGAGGCTGACGACGGGCGCGACACCTGCCAGCGCGGCGACGAGCAGACCGGTCGAGAGCGTGCGCGGCGGCAGCGGCGTCATCGTGAAGTACTCGGGCTTGAGCGTCTCGTCGCCGCCCCCGGCGAACAGCGGCCCGACCACCCACCCCAGCATCCAGACGGCGAGTACGACGACCAGTACGTCGTGATCGCCCCGCGCCGCGACCCACAGCGTGCCGCCCGCGAGGACCAGGCCGACGAACGCGCCGGTGAGGATCCACGACCGCCGGAACTGGTCCTCGAGCGCGTGCCGGAACGCAGCCAGCCGCATCCGTACCAGCGTGTGCGACGTCTGGTAGGTCAGCGCGAGAGCCACGTCAGGCCCTCCGCACCCCGGGTCGACGCACCGACCAGCGACACGAACGCGTCCTCCAGGCTGCCGCCGGCGCGGACCTCCGCCACGGTGCCCGCGGCAACGACCTTCCCGTCCGCGACCACGGCCACCCGGTCGCACAGCTGCTCGACCAGCGCCATCACATGGCTCGACATCACCACCGAGCCGCCGCCGGCGATGAACCGGTGCAGGATCGTCCGGATGGTCGCCGCGGACACCGGGTCGACCGCCTCGAACGGCTCGTCGAGCACCAGCAGCCGCGGCGCGTGCAGCAACGCGACCGCGAGCCCGAGCTTCTTCCGCATCCCGGTCGAGTAGCCGATCACCTGCTTGTCGTCCTCGTCGTCGAGCTCGAGCACCTCCAGCAGCTCGGCGGCCCGCGCCCGCACCTCGTCCTCGGGCAGCCCGCGGAGCAGGCCGAGATAGGTGAGCACCTCCCGCCCGGTGAGCCGCTCAGGCATCCCCAGCCCGTCCGGCAGCACGCCGACCAGCGCCTTCGCCCGCTCCGGCTCCCGCCAGACGTCGACGCCGAAGATCCGCGCGGTCCCGGCGTCCGGCCGCAACAGCCCGACCGCCATCGACAGCGACGTCGTCTTCCCCGCCCCGTTCGGCCCGAGCATCCCGAAGAACGACCCGGCCGGCACGCTCAGACTCAGGTCGTCGACCGCCCGCTGCGCACCGAAGACCTTCAGCAGCCCCTCGAGCTGCAGTGCTTGCTCCATGGCCTGAACTGTCCCACCGGGCCGACGTGCCGGTCGTCACACTGACGGCGGACCCCGGCGGTCACCTCCAGGGCGGAGGTCGTCCGGTGACCGGACGACCCCGGAAAAGCAAAAATCCCGGTCGATCGACCGGGACTTGCTCTGTGACCTGCTCTGTGCGCGAGGGGGGAGTTGAACCCCCACGCCCTTTCGGGCACACGGACCTGAACCGTGCGCGTCTGCCTATTCCGCCACCCGCGCGCTGCCGCCTGGAGCGATGTCCTGGCGACGAGGAGAAACAGTAGCACGGGTTCCGCCGGAGCTTCACATTGCGGGTTGGGTCGAACCTCCCGATACGATCGATCGTCGTATCCGGTGTGTCCGCCCGCCGGTGGACGAGGGTTCGACGTACCGACCGTGGAGGAGGAGGCGTGCGACCGCTGCAGCGCTTCGAGCGACGCCTGGAAGGCATTGTGAGCGGTGTCTTCGCGCGTGCTTTCAAGGGTGACGTCGAGCCGATCGAGCTGGCGGCGGCACTCAAGCGTGAGATCGACAACACCGCGCGGATCCTGTCCCGGGACCGGCGGCTGGTGCCGAACCACTTCACGATCGAGCTCGGGCCGGACGACTTCGAGCGGCTGAACGCCTACGGCCGGACCCTGAACCACGAGCTCGCCAACGAGCTGCGCGACCACGCCGACATCCAGCGCTACACGTTCTCCGGGCCGATCGACATCGAGCTGGTCCAGCGCGAGGAACTGCCGACCGGTAAGTTCCGGGTGGTCAGCGAGACGGTCGGGACGCCCCAGCGGCGGCCGGCCGCGTACCAGCAGCCCGAGCCCCAGCCCTACGAGCAGGAGCCCTACGTGCCGCCGAACCCGCCGGTCGTCCCGCAGTACCAGCAGCCGCAGCAGCAGCCGCCCCAGCAGCAGCCGCGGCGCGGTCACCCGCAGGTGATGCTCGAGGTGAACGGCCGCCGGCGCCCGGTCAACCCGCCCGGCGTGGTGCTCGGCCGCGGTACCGACGCGGACATCCAGATCAACGACCCGGGCGTCTCCCGGCGGCACGCGGAGATCCGGCTGATGCCGGAGGGCCCCGGCGGGATCCGGGTGGTGCTGGTCGACCTGGGCTCCACCAACGGCACGCTGGTGAACGGCCGCCGGACCACCGAGGCGGAACTCACGGACGGCTCCACCGTCCGGATCGGCAACACGACGATGACGCTGCGTCTGGCGGACGAGCCGATGGTCCAGCCGCCGAGCAGCGGGTGGTGACAGAAAGTCCATGTCGGAACTGACCCTGACCCTGATCAAACTGGGGTTCCTGGCCCTGTTGTGGATGTTCGTCCTCGCGGTGCTCTCCGTGATCAGGTCCGACCTGTTCGGCGCCAAGGTGCAGAGCCAGGCCGCGGCCGCCGTACCGCAGAACAGCCGGACCCCGAAACCCGCGAAGCCGGCCAAGAAGCGCAAGGGCCTGCCCGGGTCGCTGACCATCGCGGACGGTCCGCAGGCCGGGGTCGGGGCCTCGCTGGTCGACGAGCCGGTGATCATCGGCCGCGGCTCGGACTGCCAGATCCGGCTGGACGACGACTACTCCTCCACCCGGCACGCCCGGTTGTTCCTGTCCGAGGGCCAGTGGTGGGTCGAGGACCTCGGCTCCACCAACGGCACGTACCTGGACGGCGCCCGGGTCACCCGCCCGGTCCCGGCCGAGATCGGCGGTTCGATCCGGATCGGCCGGACCACGCTGAACATCGCGAAGTAGGCCTGCCCCGATGACCCTGTCGCTCGACTACGCCACTCTCTCCGACGTCGGACGAGTCCGCCGCAACAACGAGGACTCGGCGTACGCCGGTCCGCACCTGCTGCTGCTCGCCGACGGGATGGGCGGCGCGGCGGCCGGTGAGGTGGCCAGCGCGGCCGCGGTCCAGGTGATCCGCCGGCTCGACACCGCCGAGATCAGCGGCGAGGACATGATCGAGGCGCTGGCCGGCGCGGTGCACCGGGCCAACGAACGGCTGTCCGAGCTGGTCGAGGAGGACCCCGAGCGCGAGGGCATGGGGTCGACCGTCACCGCGCTGATGTTCGACGGCACGCAGCTCGGGCTGGCGCATCTCGGCGACTCCCGGGCGTACCGGATGCGCGACGGCAAGCTCTACCAGCTGAGCCACGACCACACCTTCGTGCAGTCGCTGGTCGACGAGGGCCGGATCTCCCAGGAGGAGGCTTTCACCCACCCGCACCGGAACCTGATCCTGCGCGTCCTCGACGGCCGCCCGGACTCCGACCCGGACCTGGAGATGCTCGACGTCCGGGCCGGCGACCGGCTGATGCTGTGCAGCGACGGCCTGCCCGACTACGTCAGCGACGAGGTGATCGCCGCCGCGATGGCCTCCGGTACGCCGGACTCGGTCGTCGTCGACCTGATCACGCACGCGCTCGAGGCCGGCTCGAACGACAACGTCACCTGCGTCGTGGCGGACGTCGTCGAGACCGCGCCCG containing:
- a CDS encoding FHA domain-containing protein, with the protein product MSELTLTLIKLGFLALLWMFVLAVLSVIRSDLFGAKVQSQAAAAVPQNSRTPKPAKPAKKRKGLPGSLTIADGPQAGVGASLVDEPVIIGRGSDCQIRLDDDYSSTRHARLFLSEGQWWVEDLGSTNGTYLDGARVTRPVPAEIGGSIRIGRTTLNIAK
- a CDS encoding ABC transporter ATP-binding protein, coding for MEQALQLEGLLKVFGAQRAVDDLSLSVPAGSFFGMLGPNGAGKTTSLSMAVGLLRPDAGTARIFGVDVWREPERAKALVGVLPDGLGMPERLTGREVLTYLGLLRGLPEDEVRARAAELLEVLELDDEDDKQVIGYSTGMRKKLGLAVALLHAPRLLVLDEPFEAVDPVSAATIRTILHRFIAGGGSVVMSSHVMALVEQLCDRVAVVADGKVVAAGTVAEVRAGGSLEDAFVSLVGASTRGAEGLTWLSR
- a CDS encoding DUF3662 and FHA domain-containing protein; translation: MRPLQRFERRLEGIVSGVFARAFKGDVEPIELAAALKREIDNTARILSRDRRLVPNHFTIELGPDDFERLNAYGRTLNHELANELRDHADIQRYTFSGPIDIELVQREELPTGKFRVVSETVGTPQRRPAAYQQPEPQPYEQEPYVPPNPPVVPQYQQPQQQPPQQQPRRGHPQVMLEVNGRRRPVNPPGVVLGRGTDADIQINDPGVSRRHAEIRLMPEGPGGIRVVLVDLGSTNGTLVNGRRTTEAELTDGSTVRIGNTTMTLRLADEPMVQPPSSGW
- a CDS encoding protein phosphatase 2C domain-containing protein, yielding MTLSLDYATLSDVGRVRRNNEDSAYAGPHLLLLADGMGGAAAGEVASAAAVQVIRRLDTAEISGEDMIEALAGAVHRANERLSELVEEDPEREGMGSTVTALMFDGTQLGLAHLGDSRAYRMRDGKLYQLSHDHTFVQSLVDEGRISQEEAFTHPHRNLILRVLDGRPDSDPDLEMLDVRAGDRLMLCSDGLPDYVSDEVIAAAMASGTPDSVVVDLITHALEAGSNDNVTCVVADVVETAPASGTQPQLVGAAAELAQGSTGRGEPTTAIRVGGGEGHGGGGHGAHGGAVDPEELRYAPRPPKRFPWLRRIAVLVVVLGLIVGGAWFGYSWTQKQYYVGTDGDYVAIFKGVEADLPGLSLSSVYERQSLQVDKLPTYSREQVEANIQADDLPGARSIVAELQQTAAECAAKAKPTPTPKPSTTPPASKPPVTTPPATVPPKTVPVTTVPSTTPSTTPSTPVDPDDCDGVR